A window of Deinococcus cellulosilyticus NBRC 106333 = KACC 11606 genomic DNA:
GGAGCAACATCTGCAGAAAGCCCCGTTTGCCCTCGGTGGTGCTCAGGTCAAACTGGCCCATGGCATGCTGGATGCGGAACTCCACCTCGGTCAGGCCTTTGAAAAGGGCCATCTTGATGCTGTCGGTGTCCCCGTGCTGCAGGGCGTCTGCAGGGTCCTTGCCACTCGGGACCTGGTGGGCGGAGATCAGGAATTTGCTGCCCAGCATCTGGTCCAGACCGGCCAGGGTGGCTTTCTGTCCAGCGCTGTCCTGGTCGAACATCAGTTTCACGGTGCGGATGCCCTGACGGGCGAGCAGTGCGCCGTGCTCTGCTGTCAGGGCGGTCCCGAGGGTGGCCACGGCCTGCTTGAAGCCCCACTGGTGCATGGCAATGACGTCCATGTAGCCTTCCACCACCACAATTTCGTGGGTGCTCTGGGCCAGGGAACGGGCCAGATTGAACCCGTAGAGCAGTTCGCTTTTCTTGAAGATGTCGGTTTCGGGGGTGTTGAGGTATTTGGGTTTGCTGTCGTCCAGCACCCGTCCACCAAAGCCCACCAGTCTCCCGAGGTAATCCCGAATCGGGAACATCACCCGGTTGCGGAAGCGGTCATAGACGCGCCCGGTGTCTGGGGCTTCAGAAAGCAGGCCTGCCTGCAGCAGTTGCGCCTCGTGTACACCCTGCAACTTGCAGAATTTGATCAGGCCATCCCACCCACCAGGGGCGTACCCTAGTTCAAACTGGGTGATGCTCTCCTCGGTGAGGCCACGGGCGTACAGGTAGCCCAGAGCATCATGGCCTTCGGGCTTGTGGAGGCTTTGCCTGAAGTAGGTGAGGGCCATCTCGTTGATCTCAAACAGGTCCCGTTGTTTTTTCTCGGTGGTGCTGAAATCCAGCTTGACCCCGGTGCGGTCTGCCAGTTTCTGCAGGGCGTCACTGAAAGGGAGGTTTTCCACCTGCATCAGGAATTTGAAGGCGTCTCCACCAGCCTTGCACCCGAAGCAGTAGTAGTAACCCTGGTTGATGTCAACATTAAATGAAGGAGATTTCTCCTTGTGGAACGGACACAGGCCCTTGAACCTGCCGTTTCCGGCAGGGGTCAGGCGAACGTACTCCCCGATCAGGTCGGCGAGGTTCAGCCTGGCTTTGATTTCTTCTTTGGTCCCCATGCCTGTCTTTCTTCAAGGTGCAGCCCAACCAGAGGTCGGCCCGAGTGGTCGTTTTGTTCACACGCAAACATGCCCCGTCTTGTTCGGGGTTGTCATTCTATCTTAAAGCATCCCCCCTTTGTAAATAGAGAGGGGGAAGCTTGACTTTATGTGCAAAAAATGCGCACTTCGCTCAGAGGGGAAGTGCGCATTTTTATTGTGTCAGACAACACTTAATTGTGGGCTGTGCAGGACGTGAGCGTGCAGAACTTCAGGGCAGAACCCTCAGAATTCCTCTTCCTCGTAGTGCAGCACAGGCAGGCCCAGATGCTCATAGGCCCGCACGGTGGCCACACGCCCTCTGGGGGTGCGTTTCACGAAGCCAAGCTGGATCAGGTAAGGCTCGTACACGTCTTCCAGGGTGTTGGCGTCTTCGCTCATGGCAATCGCGAGGGTGTCCAGACCGACAGGTCCACCGTTGAAACGGTGAATCAGGATGTCCAGCAGTTTCACGTCGCGCTCGTCAAGGCCTGCGGAGTCGAGACCGAGCAGGTCGAGGGCTTTCTCTGCACGTTCACGGGAGATGTCCACTTCGCCCGCAACCACCGCGTAATCCCGCACCCGGCGCAGGTAACGCTTGGCAATGCGCATGGTGCCACGGGAACGGGCACCAATTTCCAGAGCGGCCTCCTCAGACAGGATGTACCCGTTGAGGGTGGCTTCACGGGTGAGGCCCCAGGCGAGTTCTTGCGGGGTGTAATACTCCAGGTGCTCAATGATCCCGAAGCGAGAACGCATGGGCGCTGTGATCAGGCCTGGACGGGTGGTGGCTCCCACCAGCGTAAATCTGGGCAGGGGCAACTCGATGGTGCGGGCCGCAGGTCCCTGACCCAGCACGATGTCCAGCTTGAAGTCTTCCATCGCGGGGTACAGGTGCTCTTCTGCAACGCGCCCAAGACGGTGAATCTCATCGATGAAAAGCACATCCCCTTCTTCGATGCTGTTGGTGAGGATTGCTGCAAGGTCTCCAGGCTTTTCGATGGCAGGCCCGGAGGTCACTTTGATGTTGACACCCATTTCATGGGCGATGATGTGGGCCAGGGTGGTTTTCCCCAGTCCGGGAGGTCCGAAGATCAGCGTGTGGTCCAGCGCCTCCCCCCGGGTTTTGGCGGCTTGCAGGTAGACTGCAAGTTTTTCTTTGACTTTTTCCTGCCCGACATAGTCCGCAAGGGACCTGGGGCGTAAAGTGAGGTCGGCTTCCATTCCCTCTATTTTACGCTATAAACAGATTGATGTGGAGGGGGAAGTGCACAAATGAGGCAGGAATAAACATTCCTGCACCTCTGCAGGCCACAAAAGATGGGGTTGTGGAGCACAACTGCAGCAGAAAGATCTGCCAGAATCCTCCCCTACACTTCTCAAGGGATGTTTTTTGTCCCAGATCCAGAAACTTCAAGGGCATACCCATTTCAAGGTGTTTTGTTTAAAACAGAATGGTGGGGTGGATCACGCCAGAGATGCAAGCTCTTCAGCTGAAATTCTTCCCCGAAACACCAGAGCATCCCCACTTCTGGAAACAAACCGCACCCCCGGATGTTCCAGCAACTGTCTGAACCGTTCATCTGAATAGGGGAGGGTGAATTCCTGTTCCACCATTTTGCGCAACCCCAGAATTCCTCCTTCTAGATGATCTGCGCCAATGCCATCAGACTGCAGGTACATCACGGCCAGTTTGCTCTTCTGGCCCACTTCACAGACCACCAGATACTGGAGGGTTCTGTCCAGTTCGTACTGACCCGCCTCAATGTCTGACAGTTCAAGGGCAAGGGATCTGAAATCCTCAAAATACAGGGAGAGGGGTTCTGCCTCCCGATCCAGTTCATCACGGAGATCCAGCAGGTGCTTCACACAGGCAGTGTAACCCACGGACTGTTTGCTGCCCAGGTCTTTGTTATGCTGAAAGCCATGATTGAAGACGTGAGTCCACAGGAAGGATTGGCCCGTGTTCAGGCAGGTGCCCTGCTGATCGACGTGCGTGAAACGGGAGAGTACAGCGAGGTGCACGCTGAAGGTGCAGAGCTCATCCCCCTCTCTGAATTTCAGCAGCGTTACACCGAGATCCCAAAAGACCGGGAACTGGTGATGATCTGCCGCAGCGGTGCCCGCAGTGCAAGGGCAGGCAGTTTCCTCAAAGAGCAGGGCTATGAAAATGTGGTCAACCTCGCCGGAGGCACCATGGCCTGGGTGAATGAGGGATTGCCCCACGTGAGAGGAGAATGAAATGACAACGGTCGAACAGGTGCTTGAAGCGCTGAAGGTGGTCAAGGACCCCGAAATTCCGGTGAATGTGGTGGATCTGGGTCTGGTCTACGACGTGCAGATTTCCGAAGATGGTGTGGTGGACATCGAAATGACCCTCACCAGCGTCGGCTGCCCGGTGCAGGACATGATCCGTGCAGATGCTGAACTTGCAGTGATGCGTCTGGAGGAGGTCACCAGGGTCAACGTGGATTTCGTGTGGACTCCACCATGGACCACTGAAAAAATGTCTGACGATGGCAAGCGCCAGATGCGCATGTTTGGATTCAACGTCTGAGACGACAGATTAAAGCAAAATCGGGCTCCTCAGGGGGCCCGATTTCTGTTTTGCTGGACCCGGTGCAGCAGAGCAGAAATTCAGCCGAAACCCTGAAGATTTTGCAGGGCATATATAAGGTATAAAGCACGGAATTTTTCTTGATGGACAGATCTGTTGCAGAGGCGGCGCAAAAGAAACAGATTCGAGAAGAAACAGCACGATCATTGACAAAAAATCAGATTGCGAATGATTGTTTCCATTCAGAAGACAAACCTTTGATGAGAAGAACTCAAAGTTCCCACCTGATGTGGTTTTTTGAAAAGCAAATTCAACGGACACACCGACAAAAAAAGCACCAGATTTCTGCTCTAGCATTCAATGCAACTGAGAAACCGCAGGTTGTGACACAGAAGCACAAGCCTGAAGATCCGTGAGATGACAGTGAAGAATTGTGGCAGGCTGTGGAAGACCCACCCGATTGCCTGACAGGCTAGCACAACTGGGTCATGAAAAAAAGTCAGGGTGGACACGTACCCCTGACTTTTCCTGGATCAAAACTCAAATCAATGCGCTGTGACAGCAGGCTTTTGAGTTTTGAGGCTTCCCAGTGAGACCACCAGGAGCACCATCAACACAATTCCAGAGAACAGGTAAGGGCTGCCAGGAGAAACATACTGGTACAGATAACCGGCAATGATGGGTCCTGTCATGCGTCCCAGAGCAGTGGCAGAACTGTTGACTCCAGCGATGCTTCCTTGCTGGTTGGCTGCCACCTGCAGGGAAAGTGCGGCAGAGATGCTGGGTCCGATGAAGGCGCTGCCAAAGCCAATCATACAGAGCGCAAAAGTGATGCTCCAGAAGGTGTGCATGTAAGGCATCAACAGCATTCCGGCCCCCATCACGGCAAGCCCAATCCAGATCAGGGTGGACTGGGGCATCTTTTTGGCCAGCACCCGGATCAGGCCTCCCTGCACAGCCACTGCAACCATCCCAAAAATGAAAAGAGCAATGGAGATGGTTTTCACGGCCTCTGGACCAGAGATCTTCAGGTTGTCCTGGATGTAGAAGGAGATGGTCTGCTCCATGCCCACACTTGCCAGGGTGGTCAGCATGGACACCACCAGCAGAACCGGAATTTCGCCCCTCAGGAAGCTGACTTTCGCTTTGTTGTCCTGGGTTTTGGGGCGCAGGTGAATGCTCTCAGGGAGGATGGCCAGAGCCGTCAGGGCAGTGATGAGGGCAAGTCCTGAGGAGAAAAAGATGGGGATCAGGAGGTTTCCTCCCTGGGAGAGGATGCCCCCGATGGCAGGACCAAAAATGATCCCCAGACCGAAAGCTGCGCCGATGAGCCCCATGGCTCCAGCACGTTTCTCAGGTGGAGTGATGTCTGCAATGTAGGCCTGGGCGGTGGGCAAGGTTGCACTGGAAAGCAGACCTCCGGCCACGCGGGCAGCAAGGAGGGCCACCAGGAGAGGGGTTCCCGTCAGAACGCCTTCCATGCCCAGGTGGGCCATGTAACCGAAAAGTCCAAATGAGATGGCAAATCCGATCAGGCCCAGAATCAGGATGGGGCGACGCCCACGGGTTTCCGACAGGTGACCCCACCAGGGTGCACTCAGAAACTGTGCGAGGCTGTACACCGTGGAAAGCCAGGTGGTCTGGGCGGTGGTGATGCCCAGTTCTTTGGACAGCGGAGCGAGCACCGGGAAGAGCACGCTGAGCCCCAGCATGGCGATGAAAATGGTCAGAAACAAAAGCCCTAGCGGCCGTGAGCCTTTCATAAGGCAATGTTACCATCTGGTCACTTTTGTCGGTCTGGCAACAGCTTACAATTTTTGGATGAAAAGAACATGGATTTCAGCTGGGGTTAAGCTCCGGTGAGCAGCAGATTTGTAGCATAAAAAGACATTAAAGTCCGTCGTACCTTGCTTTTTGCACAGGGTTCAACTATCATTTTGTCTAGGTCACCATACCCACAGAAGACTCCACCCGACGATTGACCTTGAGACCAACCTGAGTTACATTGGGTGACAGGTATCAACTGATTCAACTAGGGTGAAACGCTTCCAAATTA
This region includes:
- the dnaG gene encoding DNA primase, whose protein sequence is MGTKEEIKARLNLADLIGEYVRLTPAGNGRFKGLCPFHKEKSPSFNVDINQGYYYCFGCKAGGDAFKFLMQVENLPFSDALQKLADRTGVKLDFSTTEKKQRDLFEINEMALTYFRQSLHKPEGHDALGYLYARGLTEESITQFELGYAPGGWDGLIKFCKLQGVHEAQLLQAGLLSEAPDTGRVYDRFRNRVMFPIRDYLGRLVGFGGRVLDDSKPKYLNTPETDIFKKSELLYGFNLARSLAQSTHEIVVVEGYMDVIAMHQWGFKQAVATLGTALTAEHGALLARQGIRTVKLMFDQDSAGQKATLAGLDQMLGSKFLISAHQVPSGKDPADALQHGDTDSIKMALFKGLTEVEFRIQHAMGQFDLSTTEGKRGFLQMLLPRMQNHDLIDEVAAKIRARVAEALEMDERKLAEWVESRAKRKTLSDVQVQGMVSQHTQEDRRELFMAQQILLDPTLLQKMDGNSPFRNKLVEEIIRVAREKPSREAILDHFRGRPEEKILLEFLFENPAAHIQAQHQDMVERLKDMQENGIVEAESLRTETQMKEEVARLKKQLLAADPTQQIQLLRQIGDLQKAIEAEKRGRMMRPKA
- the ruvB gene encoding Holliday junction branch migration DNA helicase RuvB yields the protein MEADLTLRPRSLADYVGQEKVKEKLAVYLQAAKTRGEALDHTLIFGPPGLGKTTLAHIIAHEMGVNIKVTSGPAIEKPGDLAAILTNSIEEGDVLFIDEIHRLGRVAEEHLYPAMEDFKLDIVLGQGPAARTIELPLPRFTLVGATTRPGLITAPMRSRFGIIEHLEYYTPQELAWGLTREATLNGYILSEEAALEIGARSRGTMRIAKRYLRRVRDYAVVAGEVDISRERAEKALDLLGLDSAGLDERDVKLLDILIHRFNGGPVGLDTLAIAMSEDANTLEDVYEPYLIQLGFVKRTPRGRVATVRAYEHLGLPVLHYEEEEF
- a CDS encoding rhodanese-like domain-containing protein, whose protein sequence is MKHLLDLRDELDREAEPLSLYFEDFRSLALELSDIEAGQYELDRTLQYLVVCEVGQKSKLAVMYLQSDGIGADHLEGGILGLRKMVEQEFTLPYSDERFRQLLEHPGVRFVSRSGDALVFRGRISAEELASLA
- a CDS encoding rhodanese-like domain-containing protein yields the protein MIEDVSPQEGLARVQAGALLIDVRETGEYSEVHAEGAELIPLSEFQQRYTEIPKDRELVMICRSGARSARAGSFLKEQGYENVVNLAGGTMAWVNEGLPHVRGE
- a CDS encoding metal-sulfur cluster assembly factor → MTTVEQVLEALKVVKDPEIPVNVVDLGLVYDVQISEDGVVDIEMTLTSVGCPVQDMIRADAELAVMRLEEVTRVNVDFVWTPPWTTEKMSDDGKRQMRMFGFNV
- a CDS encoding MFS transporter, with product MKGSRPLGLLFLTIFIAMLGLSVLFPVLAPLSKELGITTAQTTWLSTVYSLAQFLSAPWWGHLSETRGRRPILILGLIGFAISFGLFGYMAHLGMEGVLTGTPLLVALLAARVAGGLLSSATLPTAQAYIADITPPEKRAGAMGLIGAAFGLGIIFGPAIGGILSQGGNLLIPIFFSSGLALITALTALAILPESIHLRPKTQDNKAKVSFLRGEIPVLLVVSMLTTLASVGMEQTISFYIQDNLKISGPEAVKTISIALFIFGMVAVAVQGGLIRVLAKKMPQSTLIWIGLAVMGAGMLLMPYMHTFWSITFALCMIGFGSAFIGPSISAALSLQVAANQQGSIAGVNSSATALGRMTGPIIAGYLYQYVSPGSPYLFSGIVLMVLLVVSLGSLKTQKPAVTAH